Below is a window of Rhizophagus irregularis chromosome 10, complete sequence DNA.
tgttcaCCCTGAATCAATCAATAACTTTCTTTCTTACATCAGATACAATTTTCGATTTTCAAAagttaatttgaaaaaagaatcaaaaaaaaaaaatattttcattaattacgCATAATTTTAACTCTAAATATATACTTTAATGCTATATAATAGTTTCCCATAAACAGGCTCTTATATCTTTTGCATCAGCACTTGTtggaatattatttatttcaatactATTTTGTTTGTGTTGTTGTATTTGCCGATGTTGTAGAATAAGAAATCCTGATGACGAAAGAGCTCCTTTAGTACCAGGCGATACTATTGCAACACAACATTTCAGACGTGCTtcattttacaattataatcGAAATCGACCTTTTGAAAGAAGAGGTAGAACCTTGAGTAGCGGAACTGTTAATAGTGCAATGCAGTATGGCAGAAATTGGCGTAATGGCTCTGATGAATATATGTACGGATATGGAGCTCTTAATACACCTTCATTGTTGTGGGTAAATGAAAATCCGGGTGTTCCAACCGATTATGCCATGGGTTCTCATAATAATAGCCTCGGTAATGGCGAATGGAGAAAGTGGGAAAAGAAACGTGAAGAATTATTAGCCAAATATGCTAAAAATCCCAATGAATcataaaaaagaatgtttGGGTAGAAGGTTAAAAATTTCCTCCTTCATACCTAcctttttataacatttttcttgtaaaaattttcattttttttttttttattatttaaattctttatttattttatatatatatatatatatttgatatttacatctaaaatttataacaaaatttaagtaaacatttcatgttaataataactttatataaaattattatttgaactttttttgtatattgtaCTCTTTTGCGGcttaaattgatttattaaatcaatcatCTGTAATTATTTGTcttctatatttatattgaagCTTTTTATTtgtcaagaaaaaaaatctttttttttttcgctttaaatttttcgttttttatttttttttaaataggacaatcattttttaccaatttttcaaaaaatattataaatttctatatatgaataaataataatattatttgaggAGTATAAGAAACGAGTTAAAGTTTGGCCTCTGGTTTACCGGCTTTAACCGGTCTACTCATTAAATTAGTCATTACAACAACATCAGCCGTGGTAGGTGTACCTACTATTTCAGCTAATCTTAATACACGTGAGCTTACAGTAGCGTTATCTCTGCGGTTTTTTCCTTCTCTACGAAATTTACCAATTCTTTCAACTAAATCCCATAATTTACCCTTTGGTTCTATCGCTCCTTCAGAATTCCTTGTTGGTATATAATCAGGAGATAATGCAATTGTTGTCATTACTTTTGTGTTGTGACTACGTTTTACCATTATAAGTCCTACTTCTTCTAATCtaataaatgcattttttaacgtttcctTATTTATAGcttcaaaatatgataaatctCCCtgataatataaagttttgccaaatatttgacatttattatgaaaatcttGTTCATTAAACCATATTATAGGAACAGGTTTTTTTGACGTAGTTTTGTTTACGATTGTTGTTGTAGGTTGAGGAGAATTAGTTGGTGTCATAGAGAATAAACTAATAGCtgtaatataattgatttgtTAGTAAGATTTCATATAGCtgaataatttacataaagGTTACTTACCTGCTAACCAATATGTTTCAATAAACGGCCATATCAGGAAGCAGTAAAAATCTTTatggaataataaaagaagcttatttttaaatgatacgAAGTACATAATAATGTGTAAGAAAAtgtatcaaatattttttaaacaaacttTACCATAGTTCTCTCGTCCAATCGCTCTTTCCCTATCAGATAATAAAACATATTCGCCTTCAAGTTTCATGACTTGGtcattctatattttttttttattcaattaaaaattagcaaaaaaaa
It encodes the following:
- a CDS encoding uncharacterized protein (SECRETED:cutsite_SFA-QS; SECRETED:prob_0.8457); SECRETED:SignalP(1-26), translating into MSLIRPFSYLSILFVLILLKSETSFAQSNFTELIECSAFATCGECTSHLACGFCVTTNKCVQGGWKGPFKDPEICTIDNWEYEYAQCFVSHKQALISFASALVGILFISILFCLCCCICRCCRIRNPDDERAPLVPGDTIATQHFRRASFYNYNRNRPFERRGRTLSSGTVNSAMQYGRNWRNGSDEYMYGYGALNTPSLLWVNENPGVPTDYAMGSHNNSLGNGEWRKWEKKREELLAKYAKNPNES